The DNA segment GCTGTTGCAAGGTTTCGCCATGGCCGCGATGGCCATGCTGTTGCTGAACATCTGGAGCACCCAGGACAACACCATCTACAACTTTGCCGTCGCCGGTTGCAACCTGCTGCGCACCGGCCGGCGCAGAACCGTGACCCTCGGTGGCGCGGTGATCGGCACGGTACTCGCCTTGCTCGGCATGTACGACATGCTGGTGCCGTATCTGATTTTGCTCGGCACAGTGATTCCGCCGATTGGCGGGGTGATCATGGCGGACTTCTTCTACCGCTGGCGCGGGCATTATCCGCGCCTGGCCGACGCGCGGTTACCGGCGTTCAACTGGCCGGGGCTCGGGGCTTACGGCGTGGGCACCATTGCTGCGTTCAGTTCGCCGTGGGTCGCGCCGCTGGTAGGGATTGCCGCTGCCGCGCTAACGTATGTCATCGTCACCGGTCTGCTCGGCGCCCGTCGCGTCAGCGCACCACTACAAGATCTATAAAAGGATTCGCCTGATGCACATCATCAACGCCCGCCTGCGCAACCAGGAAGGCCTGCACGAATTGCACCTGGAAAACGGTCTGATCCACAGCATCGCCCGGCAGACCGAAGCGCCGACGCTCGGCCCGGACGACCTCGACGCCGGCGGCAATCTGGTGGTGCCGCCCTTCGTCGAGCCGCACATTCACCTCGACGCCACCCTCACCGCCGGCGAGCCGCGCTGGAACATGAGCGGCACACTGTTCGAAGGCATCGAGTGCTGGGGCGAACGCAAGGTCACGATCACCGAAGAAGACACCAAGACCCGCGCCAAGAAAACCATTCAGGCGCTCGCCGCCCACGGCATTCAGCACGTACGCACCCACGTCGACGTCACCGACCCGCAACTCACCGCACTCAAGGCCATGCTCGAAGTGCGCGAGGAAAGCCGTCATCTGATCGACCTGCAAATTGTTGCGTTCCCGCAGGAAGGCATCGAGTCGTTCCGTAACGGCCGCGAGCTCATGGAAGAAGCGATCCGCATGGGCGCGGACGTGGTCGGCGGGATTCCGCATTTCGAGTACACCCGCGATCAGGGCGTCAGTTCGGTGAAGTTTCTGATGGACCTCGCCGAGCGCACCGGTTGCCTGGTCGACGTGCATTGCGACGAGACCGACGACCCGCACTCACGCTTTCTCGAAGTGCTCGCCGAAGAAGCGCGCAGCCGCGACATGGGCGCCCGCGTCACCGCCAGCCACACCACGGCGATGGGCTCTTACGACAACGCCTACTGCGCCAAACTGTTTCGCCTGCTGGGGCATTCCGGGATCAGTTTTGTCTCCTGCCCGACCGAGAGCATTCACCTGCAAGGGCGTTTCGACAATTTCCCGAAACGCCGTGGCGTGACCCGCGTCAATGAACTGCTCGAAGCCGGGATGAACGTGT comes from the Pseudomonas granadensis genome and includes:
- the codA gene encoding cytosine deaminase is translated as MHIINARLRNQEGLHELHLENGLIHSIARQTEAPTLGPDDLDAGGNLVVPPFVEPHIHLDATLTAGEPRWNMSGTLFEGIECWGERKVTITEEDTKTRAKKTIQALAAHGIQHVRTHVDVTDPQLTALKAMLEVREESRHLIDLQIVAFPQEGIESFRNGRELMEEAIRMGADVVGGIPHFEYTRDQGVSSVKFLMDLAERTGCLVDVHCDETDDPHSRFLEVLAEEARSRDMGARVTASHTTAMGSYDNAYCAKLFRLLGHSGISFVSCPTESIHLQGRFDNFPKRRGVTRVNELLEAGMNVCFGQDSIVDPWYPLGNGNILRVLEAGLHICHMLGYRNLQSALDLVTDNSAKAMHLGERYGLEQGRPANLLILSADSDYEVIRSQGLPLYSIRDGKVLMKRQMPVVEFRGGLS